The following coding sequences are from one Capsicum annuum cultivar UCD-10X-F1 chromosome 3, UCD10Xv1.1, whole genome shotgun sequence window:
- the LOC107866013 gene encoding uncharacterized protein LOC107866013 → MLGRVRRSTISSLEELELERPSSKFIKADSLSVYETTLLKLREGSRRDTSFPAESLVDGNICCITSGGSPKEEASINSPSEHVEDTISCQPTGSFREIQKSNFSLAYMFSRYRRSQCAGGTNEEDAMLIEDNTCSANYSLSPNNSQLMNSSVQSTVQENICSSMI, encoded by the exons atgctAGGAAGAGTAAGAAGATCGACGATTAGTTCGCTGGAGGAATTGGAGTTGGAGAGGCCATCGTCGAAGTTCATCAAAGCTGATTCTCTCTCCGTTtatg AGACAACCCTTCTGAAGTTAAGGGAAGGCTCTAGACGTGATACAAGCTTTCCTGCAGAGAGTTTAGTAGATGGGAATATATGTTGCATCACTTCAGGTGGCTCACCCAAAGAGGAGGCATCAATAAATTCTCCCAGTGAACATGTTGAAGATACTATTAGTTGTCAGCCCACAGGCTCCTTCAGAGAAATTCAGAAGAGCAACTTCTCACTTGCTTACATGTTTTCCAGGTATAGAAGATCTCAATGTGCTGGAGGCACAAATGAGGAGGATGCAATGCTTATAGAAGATAATACTTGTTCTGCCAACTATTCACTTAGTCCTAACAATTCTCAGTTGATGAACAGCTCAGTACAGTCTACAGTACAGGAAAACATTTGTTCCTCTATGATTTAA
- the LOC107862705 gene encoding auxin response factor 19-like has product MANNLGILLNGGCYLIWSSHSLLIICCLRMNVYFQGAASIKKDMEAQIPNYLNLPSKLICLLHNVTLHADPEIDEVYAQMTLQPVPSFDKETLLRLDLSMKANNPQPEFFCKTLIASDTSTHGGFSVPRRAAEVLDVK; this is encoded by the exons ATGGCTAATAATCTTGGAATTCTATTGAATGGAGGGTGTTATCTCATCTGGAGTAGTCACTCTCTCCTGATTATTTGTTGTTTACGAATGAATGTATATTTTCAGGGTGCTGCATCTATCAAAAAAGATATGGAAGCCCAAATTCCAAACTATCTAAATCTTCCATCAAAGTTAATTTGTCTCCTGCACAATGTCACCCTGCAT GCTGATCCCGAAATAGATGAAGTGTATGCTCAAATGACACTACAACCAGTTCCTTCG TTTGACAAGGAGACATTATTGAGGTTAGATTTGTCTATGAAAGCAAATAATCCACAACCAGAATTTTTTTGCAAAACCTTGATAGCAAGTGATACAAGCACTCATGGAGGTTTCTCTGTGCCTCGGCGTGCTGCCGAGGTACTCGATGTAAAATAG